CAGCCTCGGCCGCCTCGTACTCTTCCGCTGCGAACGCGAGATCGATGTCGCCGAGGTGCCTTGCCGAAGGCTCCGGATAATACCGTGCCGCCGCCCAGCCCTTTATCATTATCGGGTTCAGGCCGGCGGCCTCGAAATCGCGCCAGACCTTCGCGATTTCGATCTCGGCGACCCTTAATGCGAGCATACGGAACTTCGCCTCATCGGTCAGGGCGCCGCGACCGCAGCCTGTGTTTTCCGACGTTTCCGTCACGATTTTTTCAGAATTCCTTCGACCCAATTCAAAACCTCTGACGCTTCGCCCCGCTCGCCTTCGAAAACATCCGCCTCGGAGCACAGACGCGCAACGAAGCGCATTGTTTCGGCCGGAAACTCGCGCACGACGCCATTGTAAAAGAAACTATCGAGCAAACGAAAACCGGCGACGCCCGTCGCCATCCGCACCGGATTCCAAACGCCGCCCTCGCGAAAGGCCGGAAACAGCACGAGTTTGACCCGCACCGGAATCGTGCCGTCCGCGCCGCCGAGGCTTCGCGCCGAACGGGATTCGCGCCGTTCGCCGTCGCGGACCGCGAGCGGGATCGGGTAAGGATAAAGATTGCCGTCGCCGTCGAGGATCGCGCAGTCGTCCGTGTAATACTCGCCCCCGGCTTCGATCAGAGTTCGGACAAGTGTCGTTTTTCCCGAAAAAGTGTTCCCCGGTATTAGAATCCCTCGCCCGCCGATCGAGACCGCTCCGGCGTGGATAAGAAACAGCTTCGGCGCGGCGAGCAGGGCGATCGCGAATTGAAGCTTGGTTTCAAGGCCTTTGAGCGAATCGCCGTCGAGTTCGTCGAAATTGAAGGCGGGCTCGAAATCCCTCGAATCGAGATACAAACCGTTCGGGACGCGTCCGCCGCCGGCGACGATCGAGACGAACCTTTCGCAGGCTTCGTACGGCACCGTTTGAAGATCGCCCGGCAACAGATCATCGGCCGACGCTAAACGCGGGTCGTCCGTTCGAACGCCGATCCTCGTGCCGAAAAGATCGAACCCGAAGTAGCGCTTCCAGGCAACGCTTTCGAATGCGCTTGGGTGGGCCATATTGATACAAAAAAATGGCTTGAGTCGCCTCAAGCCATTTTACTGTTGATTCCGACCAAAAACTAACAAGGCGTACCGCAAGGCGCCACCTGACAATTATAAACGCCGGGAGAAACCTTGCAGCAGTATTGACCGCTGCAACCGCTTGAAGGGTTGTTCGATCCGCAAAACGAAGCGGCGCAGGTCACTGCCAGCGCGCTTCCCGGAAAGCTGAGCATCGCCACCACCGGCAGCGCAACCGCAGCCGCCAATCCGATCTTTCTGATCACGGCGCGGCGCGAGATTCCGTTGCTTTCCAATTTGAACTGCGCTTCGAGAAGACGCTCACTGGAAAGCTGGTCAATCGCGAGCCAAACCAGATCCTCGTCGACTTTCTGTGAAAATTCCTTGCCAAGCAATGCAGCGATCGCCCGAACATCATTCTTACCGTCGCAGGAACGCCAGACGAACGCTGCCGTCCGGTTCAGGCAGTGCGCCTCGTTCCGTTCGAGATCATATACGAGAACCTCGTCCCCGGCTTCCTGAATGACCAGTCCATTCTTACGGGCCATCGGGATCTGTGAATTGTTCATTGTTTTCTCCTCAAAAAAACTCAAAAGTGCAAATATGCAAAATGACAAAGGCCGAATTGGGGGGCTCGCACGAACTCTCGCACCTGCGTTCCAATCAACAAACCCTCTCCCTTATCTTACTTTCGGTCGATTATGCCACGCTTCTTCAAATTATACAAGACTTTACAGAAAAAAACTCGCTCTATTGATCTGACTGTGATCGAGATACTGCAATCGTGCGGCCAAAGCGTGAAACCAGATACATCAGGGCGCAAGTACCCGGCAGCGCCCAAACATAATACCAGAATCGAAAATCCCCGCGCAACAAAATTGTCACGCCGACGGCGGCGGCGAGCGTTGCGGACAATATCCCGTACAAAACCGTAACCCTTCGATGCGGCATCCCACCGATCACCAACTGTTGGTAGATGTGCTCGCGATGCGCGCGCCAAACCTTTTCCCGCCGCCAAAGACGCTTGCAAAAAGTAAAGACCGAGTCGAAAACAAAGAACCAAACGGGGATCAGG
The DNA window shown above is from Acidobacteriota bacterium and carries:
- a CDS encoding PqqD family protein: MNNSQIPMARKNGLVIQEAGDEVLVYDLERNEAHCLNRTAAFVWRSCDGKNDVRAIAALLGKEFSQKVDEDLVWLAIDQLSSERLLEAQFKLESNGISRRAVIRKIGLAAAVALPVVAMLSFPGSALAVTCAASFCGSNNPSSGCSGQYCCKVSPGVYNCQVAPCGTPC